The genomic interval TGAGCTCCTGCCACAGCGGCGATGTCTTCCGGTTTGACCGATGCCGCCGCACGATTCTCCCGCTTGATCGCCTCGTATACTTCCTTGCGATGAACGGGTACTTCATTGGGAGCGTTGATACCCAGTCGAACCTTGTCGCCGCGAATATCCACAACCGTGATCTCGATATCGTCGCCGATCATGATTGTCTGATCGCGTTGTCTGGATAGCACCAACATCCTCGGCTCCTTCCTTGGCCATGCCGATGCTTCATGGATCTATGCCCGGACCGCACACCGAGGCGAACGTTGACTCGGCAAAACAACTCGTGGCAACGATCAGCGAACGTTCACCACTCGCCTCGCGGTCAGGCAACCGATGACGACGCGGCACGCCGGCCTCTACGGTATATGATACCACGCCCGCCTCCGGCGGGCCGGGGCATTAGCCCGTTTAGGCCGTAAGTGCCGCATCTAGGCGGTCTTACTGACGGCTCCCTGGCGCGAGGTCAATTGCATCAGGGGATGACGCGTGGAGTATCTGCGATCGGATAGGACCAGTTGCCTGGCCGTCCGGGTCTCCACGTTCACCACCAGAGGCCCCTGGAGGTTACCAGTCAGGATGTTGTCAACCTTGTTCACAATGATGAACACCTGGGCGGCCGACGGATCCGAAAGCCCGATCTGGCTGAGTTCGTCGAGCTTGACGGGCACGACGTAATCAGGCACGAACAGGCGCGGGTCGCAGACCACGAACGCCAAATCCGGCCGATCCACCGCCTGCAGCCAGTAGAAGCCACTCTCCTCGGCGGTCTGGATCAGAGCGTAGGCCTGCTGATCCGGAAACCCGAGGACACCCTTGGGGAACTGGATCAGCCGGCGCTCGTCGACCTCCAACGGTCCAAAGCGCGACGTCTGAATAATCATCGCGACACTCCTCGTAGACCCTTCCATGGCCGATTGACTGGTCCCGTGCACCCCGGCTCCGCCGGCCGGCGTCATCCTTAACGTCCGGACCACCGGCGATCCCGGTCACCTCCATCCGCGCGGGACCCGCCTGCGTCATCCCGATCGCAACCCGGCACACCCCGCGCCGGGCAATCCTTCCTCGCCACCGCCGGGTCAAGCGCGGCCGCAAGGACCCTCTTCGCCCGCCCACCGCGCTTCGCGGCGGGCATCTCTCCTGCTCACTCTCCGCCCGTCTTCCCCCGGTCTGTTCTGAACCGCCGCAACGACTATTCGAGATAGTCGAGCAGCGAAAGCTGCATCAACTGCGCGCCGGTCATCAGGTTGGCCTGCAGAGTCGTCTGGGCCAGCTGAAACTGGGTGACCGCCTCGGTGTAGTCGAGATCCTTCGCCTGGCTGAGCAGCGACTGGGTGGCGACCACCGCGTCCTCGGTGTACTGCTGCCGGATGTCCATCGCCTGGGCTCGGGCCCCGACCTCCCCCTGGATCCGGCTGGCTTGCTCGATGAAGGACTCAAGCTTGGCCGAAGCCGCGCTGATCCTCACCGTATCATCGTGCATCAACCCCTCGTACAGCATGTGCAGGGCCGTGAAAACGCTGTCTGGAACGATGCCGTTGGTATCATCGCTGACGATCTCGGTTCCGCTGGTGGACTTCAGGATGCCGAGGTGGTCACCGGCGGCGGAGAGGTTCTCCTTCGAGATCACCAGATCCTGGGCTCCACCCGTGCTGTCCGCGATCCGAATGCCGTTGCCGTTGACGGCCAGGGAAGCGGTCACCGCCACGCCGGCCGCCGCCGCCGCAGCGTTGATCTTGTCGAGCACATCCTGGACGGTGCGGGCCCCGGTCAGACTCACCTCGAAGGTGACATCGTTCTTGGCCCGAATGCTGAAATCGGCCCGGCCCTCGCGAACAGTCACCCCCGCGCCCTGGTTCATGTCGGAGAGCAGCGTGCCGGCGTAGTAGGATCGAATACCGAGAGTGGTCGCGGTCGTCCCGCCGGCCTCACCGATCTTCAGCTCCGAACCGGAGACCAGATTGACCACCTCGATCGCGGTCCCGGCGGCGTTGATCTGAGCGGTCACGTCCAGGCCCGAGGAGTTGATCAGGTTGAGCACATCCTGGACCGTCGTCGCTCCGGACAGGTCGACGTCCGCCTCGCGCCCGCTGCTGTTGATGTGGATCGATTCGAGAGCGGCGCCCGCGCCGCCGAAGAGGGATGTGATCTCGGTCATCGTGGTCACGCGGCATCTTAGATCACTGCCGGTCATCGTGGCGGCGCCGCTCCCGAGGATGCCGAGACTCCGGGCGGTGGTCCCGCTTCCGGATTCGGCTACCGTGACCTCTCCCGCGGTAGCCACGATCTCGAGCCCGTCGCCCGCCGCACTGAGGGCGGCATGGAACTGGCCGCCAGGGCCAACGGTCAGGCCGGCATCGGCAGCCGCCGCGTTGATCGACTCGAGCACATCGCCGATCGTATCGGC from Phycisphaerae bacterium carries:
- the csrA gene encoding carbon storage regulator CsrA, with protein sequence MLVLSRQRDQTIMIGDDIEITVVDIRGDKVRLGINAPNEVPVHRKEVYEAIKRENRAAASVKPEDIAAVAGAHKDTAGAAKKG
- the flgL gene encoding flagellar hook-associated protein FlgL translates to MAVTAISINRVSNNLRSYSLLESLRANTLNLFLEQNRIASGRKLNAPSEDPVGAARATQLSEVLERQNQLLTNIQHASSFLSATDTAVGEVSSLLIDAHNIGLTMVNNGSVSHEERVSEAQLILGIIDQLATVGNRQYNGMYLFGGQQTRSTPFTQDHGVAEYRGDTASVRTTVDAGQDPAINLNGADLFGALSSKVGGYLDLDPALTEGTRLVDCDGATRTGIQGGVIRISVTAPATSFQVDLTTADTIGDVLESINAAAADAGLTVGPGGQFHAALSAAGDGLEIVATAGEVTVAESGSGTTARSLGILGSGAATMTGSDLRCRVTTMTEITSLFGGAGAALESIHINSSGREADVDLSGATTVQDVLNLINSSGLDVTAQINAAGTAIEVVNLVSGSELKIGEAGGTTATTLGIRSYYAGTLLSDMNQGAGVTVREGRADFSIRAKNDVTFEVSLTGARTVQDVLDKINAAAAAAGVAVTASLAVNGNGIRIADSTGGAQDLVISKENLSAAGDHLGILKSTSGTEIVSDDTNGIVPDSVFTALHMLYEGLMHDDTVRISAASAKLESFIEQASRIQGEVGARAQAMDIRQQYTEDAVVATQSLLSQAKDLDYTEAVTQFQLAQTTLQANLMTGAQLMQLSLLDYLE
- a CDS encoding flagellar assembly protein FliW, encoding MIIQTSRFGPLEVDERRLIQFPKGVLGFPDQQAYALIQTAEESGFYWLQAVDRPDLAFVVCDPRLFVPDYVVPVKLDELSQIGLSDPSAAQVFIIVNKVDNILTGNLQGPLVVNVETRTARQLVLSDRRYSTRHPLMQLTSRQGAVSKTA